In Levilactobacillus brevis, a single genomic region encodes these proteins:
- a CDS encoding FGGY-family carbohydrate kinase, producing the protein MNLVETTRAIEAGEVSLGIELGSTRIKAVLVTDDFNTIASGSYVWENRFEDGVWTYPIDEVWTGIQQSYTQMAADVQSKYHSALTKISAVGVSAMMHGYLAFDKSGELLVPFRTWRNNITEQSADELTKLFDFNIPQRWSIAHLYQAILNGEDHVRNVNFITSLAGYVTWKLSGEKVLGVGDASGVFPIDDKTGSYDKTMLEKFSNLDNVKQYPWDIEDILPKILPAGKVAGHLTADGAKLLDANGNLEAGSVMAPPEGDAGTGMVGTNSVRKRTGNISVGTSSFSMNVLDKPLTKVYRDIDIVMTPDGSPVAMVHINNCSSDINAWASIFNEFAQRLGVDLKPDRLYETLFLEAAKADPEAGGLVNYSYQSGENITKIKAGRPLFVRTPNSKFSLPNFMQTQLYAAFAPLKIGMDILINQEHVHTDVMIAQGGLFRTPVIGQQVLANALNVPITVMSTAGEGGPWGMAVLAVYAKRDTDESLEDFLDQEVFTNPESMTLSPEPEGVAGYQKFIEKYQAGLPVEAAAGDAISD; encoded by the coding sequence ATGAACTTAGTTGAAACGACTCGCGCTATCGAAGCCGGTGAGGTTTCCTTAGGGATTGAGTTAGGTTCAACCCGGATTAAAGCGGTATTGGTCACCGATGACTTCAATACCATCGCCTCAGGCAGTTATGTTTGGGAAAACCGCTTTGAAGACGGTGTCTGGACATACCCGATCGACGAAGTTTGGACCGGGATCCAACAAAGCTACACGCAAATGGCTGCTGATGTTCAAAGCAAGTACCACAGTGCCTTGACCAAGATTAGTGCCGTTGGGGTTAGTGCCATGATGCATGGTTACTTGGCCTTCGATAAGAGTGGCGAACTGTTGGTTCCATTCCGGACTTGGCGGAACAACATCACGGAACAATCCGCTGATGAATTGACCAAGTTGTTCGATTTCAACATTCCACAACGGTGGAGTATTGCCCATCTGTACCAAGCTATCCTGAATGGTGAAGACCACGTACGTAACGTCAACTTCATCACTTCATTGGCTGGGTATGTCACTTGGAAATTATCTGGCGAAAAGGTCTTGGGTGTTGGGGATGCTTCCGGTGTCTTCCCAATCGATGACAAGACGGGCTCTTACGACAAGACGATGCTGGAGAAGTTCAGCAACCTCGATAACGTTAAGCAGTACCCTTGGGACATCGAAGACATTCTGCCAAAGATCTTGCCAGCTGGTAAGGTTGCCGGTCATTTGACGGCTGACGGGGCTAAGCTCCTGGATGCTAATGGCAACTTGGAAGCCGGTTCTGTGATGGCACCACCTGAAGGGGATGCTGGTACCGGGATGGTTGGTACGAACAGTGTGCGGAAGCGGACTGGGAATATCTCCGTTGGGACCTCATCCTTCTCCATGAACGTCTTGGACAAGCCGCTGACTAAGGTTTACCGCGATATCGATATCGTGATGACGCCAGATGGCTCACCCGTAGCCATGGTCCACATTAACAACTGTTCTTCAGATATTAATGCTTGGGCAAGCATCTTCAACGAATTTGCGCAACGACTCGGGGTTGACCTGAAGCCAGACCGGTTGTACGAAACGCTCTTCTTGGAAGCAGCCAAGGCTGATCCAGAGGCCGGTGGTTTGGTGAACTACAGTTATCAATCTGGTGAAAACATCACCAAGATTAAGGCTGGCCGTCCATTATTCGTTCGGACACCAAACAGCAAGTTTAGCTTACCTAACTTCATGCAAACGCAGTTATACGCTGCCTTTGCACCACTGAAGATTGGGATGGACATCTTGATTAATCAAGAACACGTTCATACCGATGTGATGATTGCCCAAGGTGGTTTGTTCCGGACACCAGTTATTGGTCAACAAGTCTTGGCCAATGCGTTGAACGTTCCAATCACTGTTATGAGTACTGCCGGCGAAGGTGGTCCATGGGGGATGGCGGTCTTAGCTGTTTATGCTAAGCGCGATACCGATGAATCACTGGAAGACTTCTTGGATCAAGAAGTGTTCACCAACCCAGAATCCATGACGCTGAGCCCAGAACCTGAAGGGGTTGCGGGTTACCAGAAGTTCATCGAAAAGTATCAAGCTGGCTTGCCGGTGGAAGCTGCCGCTGGCGATGCAATTAGCGACTAA
- a CDS encoding sugar porter family MFS transporter, giving the protein MEAKAKKKVSSGFIFFFGSFGGILFGYDIGVMTGALPFLKTDWALTNASLIGWVTSSVMFGAIFGAAIAGQLADKLGRRRMILMSSLIFAIGSILCGFSPNGGTYYLIGMRIFLGLAVGAASALVPAYMSEMAPARLRGSLSGINQTMIVSGMLISYIVDFVLKDLPGNLSWRLMLGLASVPAFILFAGVLRLPESPRFLIKSGKLDEARTVLSYVRKPDEVEPEVKSIQDTAKTEENNLEKTSWATLFNGKYRYLVIAGVGVAAFQQFQGANAIFYYIPLIVEKATGNAASSALMWPIVQGVLLVLGSLLYIWIAEKFNRRTLLTMGGTVMALSFLLPAIINKLVPNASPMMIVVFLSIYVAFYSFTWAPLTWVLVGEIFPLAIRGRASGLASSFNWIGSWAVGLIFPIMTAAMSQEAVFAVFGVICVLGVLFIRFCVPETRGHTLEEIEARGTAHAAKKEAANN; this is encoded by the coding sequence TTGGAAGCGAAAGCGAAAAAGAAAGTCTCAAGTGGTTTCATATTCTTCTTTGGATCATTTGGTGGAATTCTGTTCGGTTACGATATCGGTGTTATGACCGGTGCCTTACCATTCTTGAAGACCGACTGGGCCTTAACCAACGCCTCATTAATCGGTTGGGTAACGTCATCAGTTATGTTCGGTGCCATCTTCGGTGCCGCAATTGCCGGTCAATTAGCCGATAAATTAGGTCGGCGGCGGATGATTCTGATGTCATCCTTAATCTTCGCCATTGGGTCAATCCTTTGTGGATTCTCTCCTAACGGTGGGACTTACTACTTAATCGGGATGCGGATCTTCTTAGGGTTAGCCGTTGGTGCTGCCTCCGCCTTAGTCCCAGCCTACATGTCAGAAATGGCACCGGCACGGTTACGTGGTAGTTTGTCCGGGATTAACCAGACGATGATTGTTTCTGGGATGTTAATCTCCTACATCGTCGACTTCGTATTGAAGGACTTACCTGGGAACTTATCATGGCGGTTAATGTTAGGTTTGGCTTCTGTGCCTGCCTTCATCCTCTTCGCCGGTGTTCTCCGGTTACCTGAATCTCCACGTTTCTTAATCAAATCTGGTAAGTTAGACGAAGCACGGACGGTTCTGTCCTACGTTCGTAAGCCAGACGAAGTTGAACCAGAAGTTAAGTCAATTCAAGATACTGCTAAGACTGAAGAAAATAACTTGGAAAAGACCTCATGGGCAACCTTGTTCAACGGCAAGTACCGCTACTTGGTTATCGCCGGTGTTGGGGTCGCTGCCTTCCAGCAATTCCAAGGGGCCAACGCGATCTTCTACTACATTCCATTGATTGTTGAAAAGGCAACTGGGAATGCCGCAAGTTCTGCTCTGATGTGGCCAATCGTTCAAGGTGTTCTGTTAGTTCTTGGGTCATTACTCTACATCTGGATTGCTGAAAAATTCAATCGTCGGACGTTGTTAACCATGGGTGGTACGGTTATGGCTTTGTCCTTCCTGTTACCAGCTATCATTAACAAGTTAGTTCCTAACGCAAGTCCAATGATGATCGTTGTCTTCTTATCTATCTACGTTGCATTCTACTCATTCACTTGGGCACCACTTACCTGGGTTCTGGTTGGTGAAATCTTCCCATTGGCTATCCGGGGCCGTGCATCTGGTTTAGCTTCATCCTTTAACTGGATCGGTTCATGGGCTGTTGGTTTGATCTTCCCAATCATGACGGCTGCAATGTCACAAGAAGCTGTGTTCGCTGTCTTCGGTGTTATCTGTGTCTTGGGTGTTCTGTTCATCCGCTTCTGTGTTCCAGAAACGCGTGGTCACACTCTTGAAGAAATCGAAGCACGTGGGACTGCTCATGCTGCCAAGAAAGAAGCAGCTAACAACTAG